A window of Mastomys coucha isolate ucsf_1 unplaced genomic scaffold, UCSF_Mcou_1 pScaffold1, whole genome shotgun sequence genomic DNA:
ggaactcactctgtagatcaggccttcagtcagagatcctcctgcctctgcctcctaagtgctgggattaaagctgtgtatcACCCAtacctggctgaccttgaactcttggttcTTCTTCCTCTAACACTACTGTGCGCCTGCTCCCTTCAGCTCATTTCTAACGGAAGTCACCCACTTACATGAAACAATCCAGCACAACTGTCCAAAAGCATAACAcctttcttttattaaacattttcttcttccgCAGGATGCTTCTGGAATCTCCTAGTCCTGGgtcccttccctgcccccagcATTCCTGGTTTCTTTATGGAATGCACTTCCTTCCAAATTCTCAGTTCTGTATCTGTGGGGTCTTGCCTATCTCCTGCTTCCTAGGTTAAAAGCAGGAGCTGGGTATGCGGGGACTTCTTTACTGTGAACCAATCTAGGCTGGGCGAAGGGGAACACTGCCCATCTGAGTCAGTGGAAGATCAAGATGAAAGGGAATCCGCACTGTCCGGCTGTCACCCCTCCTCACCACCGTGGGAGCCTCGCCCCAGGAGGGAAAAACTCTGCCCAAGCTCCGTCCTGGGGTAGCAAATTCTCCACATTCAGAGGGACCCCGTCCGGCTTCTCTTCCTAATTTGGTAATTGCCAAGGCTCCTCCAGCCCTCTTCTCCTCAGGGACCTAgaggcttctccttcctccagtcCCCTTCCCTCCTGGAAGAGGATGCACCAAGCATTCAGACTCACCTCCCTGGCCACAGCCGCTTGCTCCCGAAAGCGCCCAGCCAGCTGGGCCACAGAAGGCTGCGCTGAGCTGTCAACATTGGAGCTGGTCTCTGAGGGTCTTTCCTAGCAAACAGAGGAGACATAAACGGCAATCAGCAAGGTCACGTGGGGTGCCACGAAAGGCACCTGTTTTGTGGTCCCGGTCCTGTCAGGAAGTCTACGATGAGATTTTTTTAGCAGTATTTTGCAACTAGCTCCCATATTCAAGgttaaaaaacaacaactacTAGgccaaagagatgactcagtggttaagagcactgactgctcttccgaaggtctgagttcaaatcccagcaaccacacgggggctcacaaccatctatgagatctgatgcctgtttttggtgtgtctgaagacagctataataaatacataaatcctaaaaaacaacaacaaccactacTATTTCTACTACTACCACTACACACATGAACTATTCAGTCATCCACATTTAGTATTGGGCTTCTGTGTGTGCCCCTGGAGACAAATAAAACATGGCCTTGTCCCAGACCGGAGCTGAGGGACTGGAGATAGTCAGGGTAAGGGCTTTCCCTCTGCAAAGAGCCCCCATCCCAGACATGGGAAGCATCAACAGCAGTTTGCAAGTCCTCTTCCCCTGCTTAATGACTCTGGAAAATGGGGGTCTAAGGGGGATATAAATGCCATCGGAGCCAGGGTCTTTGTAGGAAATAGAGAGAGAATTTGCTCTTCTAGAATTTTGCCATCCACATGTATGCAATTTTGTTTTCCCTACTTAACTGACTGCCTCGGGCAGTAGTGACCATTTATTACGTTAGTGAATGACCAAGAGGCGTAGCAGATGGGGTGAGGAGGGGGCTGCTGGGACTCCACCAGAGACTCGCTCTGCCTCTCATTGATGCAGAGGTCTCAGCCTTGGCAGGGTGATGCCGGTGTCTCTCCTTAGGCTGGTCCGAGTCTGGTGACAGACTGTATTAGAACGACAGGGCAGGGGCAAGGAGCAGGGTTGTGGTCATTATGCTTGGCTGGGGTCCAGCCTCCAGTTCTGATCAATAAACTTATTGATGCTCCAGGCCAAGACACTGAAGGACGTAGTCTATCCCAATGTGCCACTTGTCATTGTGACACAGAGCACCCTCTGATCACCCTGGAAATGTTACTTCATGTCTGCTACATACACATGGTCTACATAATAACCTGGTTttgaatctctgtctctgtctctgtctgtctctctctctctctttgaccCTCTCTCTGATGCAGGATCTTGTTCTATAAAGtaaattgaccttgaacttatgacccCCACACACCTTTTCTTCCACAAGGGTTAGGGTTttaggtatgtaccaccatacccagctccttctgttttttgttttttgtttgtttgtttttacatttaaaatatgtgagttgtgggggggggtaggggcagagaacaacttgcagacCTGTAGGCTGGACCCATAGGCAGACATAATAACAACAGTCCttctccactcccctctccccaaTCCCCGTCCCTGCTGCCATTTGGTCTGAGTTCAGTCAGTGGCCTAATGAGAGACATATCAGCACTGCCCACTGCTGAAGCACTGAGAGAGGTGGAGCGAGCTCTAGTTGAGTCTCAGCAGCCCCCTTCTCATCCTGTTCACTACTTGCAGGAGTCAGGTCTTTCCTTTCACCAGCGGATCCCAGCAATTGAACTCTGGCCATCAGCCTTGGTAGAATCCCCTTTGTCTgccgagccatcttgctggccccttcTCTTGGCCTTATGTATTCAGTCCTGGAGCTATTAggcttcaactttttttttttttttgccactatgattgtgattttatttttaaaaacagagagagaactcTCCCTCTGTCCTGGGAGGGACTGCTGTCCTTGGGCAGCAGTTTAAGAAAGTCCGTCTCTGCCTCTGTATGGGTCTCATGGCTTCTGAGATGGATCACGCCCTGCTCCAGCAGTAAGCATGAATCTCTGTACCACATGCCCCCTGTGCACAGACATACCCATGACCCTCCTTCTGGTACTAAAAGTGTCTCCAAGTTTCTTGATTTGGCCCTGCCACCTCCTGGCAACCAAATGGAACCAGCAGAGCTGGTTGGAAAGGAAGTGTGTGCAGAGTCAGGAAAGACTGGGAGGCTGCTCAGAGGCCAAAGTCAGGTTCCTCCTTCCTGAGGGCTAAGTCACTCAAGTTCATCCCCACTCCAGTCTAAACAGCGAGGTTGATTTCAAGGAGGATTCCAAATGATTCACCTCTATTCAAGATGCCAGCCATCTCCCAAGTTGCTGGGAAGGCCCCGGAAGCCTGACACTCCATCCCAAGAGGCTGCTGCATGGGCTCAGGACTGGCCCCCTGTCTGACTGTCCCCACTGGCTGCTTGAAGAGTGGTCAGAGACCCACATCTCTGTGCTGGAGCATCAGAAAGGCTGGAGGGACAGAGTGTGGTGCATGGGGCTAACCTTGGCAAAGATGAGGAGCAATCGTTTTATCCCTCTGTCTAGCTTCCTGCCACATGCCAGCACAGCCTCTGTCCACCACTATTTATTGCCCTGGCCCTGCTGACACTGCACTCTACCCCAGCTTCCCGGGCGCCGATGGCTGGTGGTGCAGGGAGAGACATTCCAGTTAAAAATAGAGCTATAGAGGGATCCAAAACACCGGAACTTCCCTGTCTGGAGGCTGTGCTTGGCCAGGGGCTCCGCAGCAGGGGAACATAGGGTTTCTGGAAGCACTTAGGACTTACAAGTCAGGTGAGAAAAGGAAAGATTCTAATACAGAGTCTGTTTTCTTAAGGCCCCCTAGGTAGTGAGTTTTCTTTAGCTGGCAAGGGTTCTCACCCCGCACCTGTCTCCTGAAGACCCCCCCTCTCCTAAACGTCAGAATACTGAAAGATGATTGCTTACTGAACACAGGACACACTGAAGCCCGGAGACACACATCATTTAGCCAATGACACATAGAAGAAACGAAATAGAATTAAGCATGGGATATTTGACCCAGATACCCAGCAAAGGTTAAACAATATATCCCGTGAAGGTGCTTGAAGAACTGTCAAGGGCTATTATGTAAATATCAAAATCGTGATTAGCCATTGAGTTGCAGAGGTGCTCTGGGACAAGCCTGGTCCTCAGGCTGGCTGCTCAGCCCATGTGAgactctgcctccatctctgcattGCGAGTCCAGCCACAAAGCTCCTTCCGAGGGTGCAACAGCTTACAAAGCCCATTCCGGGCTGGAGCTGCCACACTTTCATTGTCTCCTGTTCTGTATCCCTGCACCAGGAGATTTTATGCAAACCAAGATCTCAAATCCACTGTGAAGCTGAGGCTAATCTTAAACTTTTTGCTTCCtctccccaagtgctgagattacttacacacacacacacacacacacacacacacacacacacacacaccaagatgcCCAGTTTCACCtgacactggggattgaaccccgggctttgtgtatgctaggcgaGCACTCTTAACAACCGAGCAACATTTGTAGCCCACATATTCTTGGTTATAAGAAAGACTTCAGCTCTTTCTGAGCTGATAGCGCTCCTGCAAACATGGTGAACGTTCCTAAGACCCGCCGGACATTCTGCAAGAAATGTGGGAAGCACCCATGCCACAAGGTGACACAGTACAACAAGGGCAAGGATTCTTTGTGTGCCCAGGGAAAGTGGCGTTATGACAGGAAACAGAGTGGCTATGATGAGCAGACTAAGCtgattcccccccaccccccaaaggcTACAACTACAAAGAAGACTGTGCTGAGACTGGAGTGTGCTGAGCCCAATGGCAGATCTAAGAGGATGCTGGCTATTAAGAGATGCAAGCAGTTTGAATTGGGAAGCGACAAGAGAAAGGACCAAGTGATCCAGTTCTAAGCCGATTTTCCAATGAAGGCAATAAAATCttgaccttttttaaaaaaagaagaaagaaagaaaaagaaaaaagacctgggcgttggtggcacacgcctttaatcccagcacttgggaggcagaggcaggtggatttctgagtttgaggccagcctggtctacagagtgagttccaggacagccagggctacacagagaaaccctgtctcaaaaaaccaaaaaaacaaaagaaagaaagaaagaagacttcAGCATCCCTGTCTCCTTTTAGGCATTCCCAAGATGCTCAGCATCCCTggataaatatttttcctttttccttctggtTCCTAAAGTACTTAGCACTGGGCCTGAAATGTAGAACATGCTCCTcagagcatgtgtcctttgtTCCTCTCTCATCCAGGCCTATGAGCTAGCATAGGACCTGGGTACCTGTTGCTACAGTCACAGACACCCTAAATGATCCTTGTGGACCATACTTGGTAGCAACCCCAAACTCCACAACATCTTTCTGGGCCCAAATCTTGCTTGATATACCCTTCCTGCCACCGTGTTACTTAGCCTGGCTCTGCCAACTACCTTTGAGACCACACTTGTAAGAAAGTCTGACACACCGGGCAGCGGTGacgcacaccttgaatcccagcactcaggaagcagaggcaaacgGATCtctaagttcagggccagcctggtctacagagtgagttccaggacagccagggctacacaaggaaaccctgtctcgaaaaactttttttaaaaaaggtctgATTCGGCTGGGCCTGAGAAAAATCAcctgtggtggttttttttttccacaactGGGGGATTTTTCTGAGAACTGAGGAGCCTATGTCTAGACTGTGTGGAACTTCCGGGACACCGTTGCCACGCTGAGTAAATAATTTGGAGGCTGCTGACCATAGTGGAACCTTTGTGTATGGGCCAGAGGAAGGGCCTGCTACCTCCCTGGCTCTTCCTTGCTTCTCCACCCTCCCACTTGTTCCAAACTCCAAGTGCCTAAGAGTCTCTGGGCCACAGTTTAGGGCAACAAAAGGCATGATGGGAAGCCTGTGGAGGGAGCTGACTGAGGGTGAAGGACCTTTTGCTCTCAGCCAATGAGAAGGTTCCTTGCTCTTTAGAACACCGATCCAGAGCTTCCTAGGCAGTAAAAGTTGCTTGCTTCTTTGGTCctccagaaaggaaaaggatCTTAAGACGGTGCTGTCTCCCAGGAAGAACAGCCAGCCGTTACAAAGCTGCTTCACCATTGCTTGGGAAGGATCAGTATGGAGTCTTGGGGCGTTCGTTCTTTGTTTCTCACTCTTCAGTTTATCCCACAGTTTCCCTTATTGCCATCCTCGGATGATGGAGAGGCTACTGGACCGGACTAGGCGGGTCCACTTATCCTGCTGCCTCTGGGAGAAGCTCTGTCCTCAGAGCTGTGGGTGACACACTGTGTGTGATTCTTCCCTCTTCTAGAGGAGAACATTGGAATGAAGCTGCAGAGTAACTTTTTGTTACGTGAGTAAGTGCTGAGAGCCACCTGGGTTCTGGGGCGCCAGTTTTTCCCATACCCCAGTTTCCACTAGCCCTACCCCTTCACTGGAGGGTGTGTCTCAGGCTCTGAGTGTAACACTGAATCAAGTAGTGCGGTTGCCTCTTCCAGAATTTTCCCGCgaaagaaagcaacaacaaagaTACATATAGATCAACAACAAAGTGACTTGTTAAGGAACTCGACAGAGGCAAAGCAGGTCGCCTTTCCTATGAGGGTGTGGAAAGGCGGCTCTGAGGAGGGAGTATCAGTTAAATCTCAGGCAGGCAGGGGAGGTGTCCTGCACAGAAGCACAAACAGGAACCGGATGAGGGACAGCAGAGAGAAGTGAGCAGGGATACTCCGGGCGCCAGAGTCAGGTGGGGAGGTAAGGGATAGGTCAGAGTTAGTCTGGGGCCAGCCCCACATGGATACACTGTAACAAGCTGTTGCGAGTCCTTCGAGTGAGTGGTTACTCCTAAAGAAGCTACGTGTGGAAGACGGGAGAGGATGGGAAAGAGACTGAAGGCAGGTGCTGGCAGGGCATGGTCCAGAGAGGAGGTGACAGCAAAGTGAACCAGACATGTAGCCAGGAGATGGGGCGAAAGGGGAGTGACTGATGGAGCATGTACAGATGTGAGCGACAAAGTGGGATGAATAAACAAACGCCTGGACTTTTGTTACGGACAATGTGACACCTGAGGTATTTTCTCCTGGGTTAAAGAAGGCTGGCTGTGGAAGGAAGAGTAGATGGGCCAGATGGGGAGGGAATAGTACTTTTTTGGTCACAAAAGTTTGAAATATCTCATAATCAACCTAGTTGAgatgcaggagagagggagagaaagagggaataTACACCTGAGTTTAGAGATAAAAGAAGGAAACTAAGCCAGGAGTACCCTGGTAGAGGTGGCAGTTGAAGTCACAAGCCTGGATCAAATCAGAGGAAACTCAGAACAGGGAAGGGCAGAGATCAAAGGCTGGGTACTGCTGGCCTCTTCTGCCAAGAGCTAAGCCTTTATCCACAAAGGTGGATCGCCACAGGGGAGTCATCAAGTGCAGATTGCTGACTGGATAGGCTAGTGaacggggcggggggggggggcaagaatCCCCAAATGTTCCACATAGACAGTGTGGTGTTCCTCACGGCTGCTGGTGGACGATTCATCCATTCTTTCTTGAGCATCACCAGAGACTGTCAAATGCATTGTGGGAACCAGTGATGCCCTTAAACTGTGAACACCTGCTCTAGGAGAACACTAGGTGGAGGTGAACATCACttgatagaagaaaagaaacaggcacATGGCAACACATACTTATTTCACACAAGATCAAGAAAGTTCCAGCAGGGTGgtagtggcccacgcctttaatcccagcacttgggaggcagaggcaggcagatttgtgagttcaaggacagcctggtctacagagtgagttccaggacagccagggctacacagagaaaccctgtcttgaaaaacaaacaaacaaacaaacaaacacaaggaaaGTTCCAACCTACTCACTTGTAGGGTTTGAGGGCCTGAAAATGGAAGTTGGCCTTTGCATCTCCCTCCCAGGGAAAACCCACATAAAATACCCCACCGATCATCAGAGCCGCAGGCACAGGTGAGGGGTGGGCCTCTGAGCTTTCCATTTCATTTGGGACTTGGTATTGCTGTGGGGTGACTGTGGGTCACAGTCCTGGGTGCCTAAGGGCAGGAGCCCTGGGGAGGCCTCCAAGAGGGGCCATCAGGTATAATGGTAGGAACATAAGCAGGGTTAGAGTTTGGGTGGATGCCCATGTAACACTGGTGGGTAACAGGGAATTAGGGTGGCCATGGCAGCGCTTGGGTTTAGCAATGTAACCTGGGAGATAcattgtctggaaaaacaaaatcaaaaccaactgtGAGTTGTGGCACAGCATAGGGAAAGAAAGTATTTAGGCTTACAGAGACACAGGGACAATAGATGAGAGCAATGCATTGAGGGTCAGATGCTAGCTTCCGGATGCTCCTCATGTGTGGAGGGTAGGGGCTTCCGATCCATCTTGAATGTCTGTAAGGCCCATGTGTTGGAGGTTTGTCTTCCAGTCTACTACTGAGAGCAGGTGAAACCTTTGAGAAGTTGGGTCTAGAGTTCGGGCATTAGGTCGCTGGGGACATGTCCTAGCAGGAAATATTAAGACGATGACCTGcaacctctcttctctctctgcagcctAGCTGGCATGAGATGATCAAGTCTCCTCTGCCGTACACTCTCCCTAGGATGTAGTGTGTGTGCTACCAGAGGCCCGAAGTGGCAAGGCTGATTGGCCATGGAACCTCGGAGGTCACACACCAGAGTAAACCTTTCCTACTTTAAAATGCCTGGGTGTTTGTAATACAGCAATGGATAGTAGACCAACAGGACCTTATTGAACATCCGCTTCCCATTTTGTAAGTGAGGCTAGTAATATCCAGCAGTGTTTGCTTCAACACACTATGCAGCTCGTGTCCAGGTGTCTGGTGGCCGCACCACCTTTCTTCATGGATGGTAGGAAACTAAGACCCACATAGCCCCACTTGACTGGGAGTGAGCCCTGTGTTGCAGGAAGGGCACATTGACAGTTTTACCATGCTCTGTGTGGGGAGCAGGTCAGGCTTCAGACTGAGTTCAAATGCTGGCTCTGCATTTCCCATTCTGTGGCCCCAGATGTTAACTCTAGGGAGAAGTAAAGTCCTGAGCCAGTGGAGCCTTGCAGGAGTGGATGAGCCGGCCCCATCAGGGATCAAGGCTTCTGACTTATAGTTGGCAGAGCCTTTCCCATTTGGGTCAGGCTCAGATTGGGCAAAGCCTTCTTCTGGCCCAATATGAGTGCTTATGAGAGAGTGACCAGTGTGTGCAAAAAATTACAACTGCAGCTTCCCCATCATGGCAGGTATTAGCCGGAGACtggccccacccccccacacacaaacacatccttaCTCCCTAACGCCTGCGCTGTACATTTTAAACATGCCAAGGTTCTGGGTGGCAGGGGCAGTTGGTACCATTCTAGCAGAGTCTGCATGGACCAACTGTCCCCAGCTTTTCCGGGTACacatgtctgtcttttcttctctctctccatgccccTAGTCAGGTCAACTTCCAGCCACATCGGATATAATGGTTTTTAAACTTTATGTCTCAGGTTCCCAATCAGTAAAATGGGAACAAATATGGCAGTACTATGTTAGAGAGCCACCGACAGGATTTAATGAGTTATGCATGTAAAATGTTTAGAATAGGACTTGGCATGATTGATAGGGTTTAATAATTGCTCCCTACTGATGAATGTAGGTTATAATGCTAACAGCTTGCCTGTTTGGGCTGAGGCATGTCCATAGTTATGCCTAatcttctcttctgctctctctggggTACAGAAGGCCTAGCTGGCTAAGACGCTATACTCCTCTATTAGCAGTGCGGCATCCCGTGCCAACAAGGTGGGTACACAGAAGATACTTTTTCTCCATCCTTGAACTCATTTACCATCCCCAGAAAAATTTCACAGGAACCACAAACACCTCTCCAAGCCCCCCAGCTATGTGTGAATCTCTAAGTCAAATCAAAGCACTTGGGTCAAAACTCCAGGTTCATGTCCACTAGCCATGAACGGAGGAGTCGGATGTGACACAGCTACACCGTTTCATTGTGCTCCCCCACccgctttgagacaggatctcactctgtggcACAGGCTGGTACCAAACTCACAGCCACAcctgccacagcctcccaagtgctgggactataggcttGAGCCGACACGCCAGTTCTAATTGTCCAttcattaaaaaattcatttgtttactaattgtgtgtgcatgtgtgcacactcacacacaagtgcCAGTGTGCATGCTGGCGATCAGCATCACTTCTCCCCTCCCACtaagtgggtcccagggattaaactcaggttgtccaaCTTGGAAGCCTTTGCTCACCGGGTCATCTTGCCAACACCAATTGTCCACTTTAAATATGTGAATTGTATAGTATGTCAATCATATCTCAAtcaaattattactttaaaaaaatggcaAACCCTTAACCCAGCCTAGAGGGACTATTGAATCGAGATAGAGAAGTTAATGGGGAGGAAAACTGACTTTGTGTCTACTGTGTTGACTTTTCCTCCCTGCTTTCTGTATCCCCCATGGACAGGCTCTTCCTGTTCCCAGCATGCCTTGTGGCTGCCAATATATCTGAAGAGTCTCTTTCTGTCAGCTTCTAGGGGAAGGAGCAGATGAGATGGTTATAAATTAGGTACCAAACCCTAAAGGTTTTCAAGGACAGAGGGAGTTTGCTCCAAGCAGTAGCAGAGGGCTCCGGTACTCAGTCACTGAGCATTGAGAAGTTGGACACAGGTTGTGTGCCCAACAACGGCGTTAAGTTAAATGTGGATATATTAAACAATGGGCTAAAGGGGAAAATCATGGTGTTGGAGCTCAAAGAGTTTCTGGTCTACCTGCGGGCCTGGTTGTGATAAGAAGGTCCAGCCACTGTGCTGTGTTCAGCACTGTACACCAGAAGCTTGGAGGAAATGGAACAGGAACAACCTGAGGAAGGAGGTGATGAGCACGTCACAGAGTCACAGCCAGTGCTTATGGTGAGTTTCCTGGGTGACAGGCTCATTCCTCTGGTGCCCTCTCATCCTATGGGACGTGTTAACTGAAGCTGTGGTATGGAACATGGGCTACAGAACACAGTTCACTCCTTAGGCTCGTGTGGGCTGACTTGTTAAAGGAACCGCTGTTGAATCTCAAGGTTGACACTGTAACAatgggtatttctttctttctgtcttgaagatgtctgttttattgtttaaattatgcgtgtgcatgtgtgtctgtatggggaTAGGCGCGTTGGAGTGCATATACCTACAGAGGCCACGACTGGAGCTATAGGCAGTTTTGAGTCACCAAGcttgggtcctcagcaagaacTGTATgcactctgtttgtttgtttatttgtttgtttgttttccaagatgaggtttccctgtgtagctctggctgtcccttAACTGGTCCTGTTGaccagtctgtccttgaactcagagatccacctgcctctgcctccaagtgctaggattaaaggtgtgccccaccatgcctcACAGCTGTCTGGGCTCTTAAtctatgagccatctctccagccacaataCTGGACATTCTGCTCCATCTTGGGGACATTGGGCAACTGAGGGAATGTGCTGTGACTCTTTGAATGTGGTCCCACTAAAAAGACACAAGCTGCCACTGTCTGCATCCTCTTTTCATCCACCACCCTGGTTTTGATCATTTCCGTTATTTTATACGCATTCCTTCCTCTTGATCCAGGAGCTCCCAGAGGCCCGCTGTCAAGTGAACTGGGGGAGCATAGTCTTGGGCTTCCTCTTTCTAGATAACCCCGACCAAGTCACATGAGCTACTGCAGCCTCAGCCTCTGCGTCTAAGACATCCGAATCGCCCCTGCCTTGCCTTGTGCCCTAGATGGCCACGAGGCTTCGAGGATGCGGAGAGTGAGTGAGCAGGTTGGATGAGAAGTGCACATCTGGGTGGGATGAACACTGCACACCTATGGAAGCAAGTGTTAGTACAATGAACAGGTCAGTTGTCATCAGAGGCAGAATGGTGCTCCCCTGGCCCCACCAAACATATCCACATCCTAGTCCCTG
This region includes:
- the LOC116102890 gene encoding 60S ribosomal protein L36a-like, which gives rise to MVNVPKTRRTFCKKCGKHPCHKVTQYNKGKDSLCAQGKWRYDRKQSGYDEQTKLIPPHPPKATTTKKTVLRLECAEPNGRSKRMLAIKRCKQFELGSDKRKDQVIQF